Proteins encoded together in one Triticum dicoccoides isolate Atlit2015 ecotype Zavitan chromosome 7B, WEW_v2.0, whole genome shotgun sequence window:
- the LOC119339913 gene encoding protein-L-isoaspartate O-methyltransferase 1-like isoform X1, whose translation MEVLRSIFSCFSSPRSHGLWSSGASDKNKAMVEQLQRYGVIKSTKVAEVMETIDRGLFVPPGGSPYFDSPMAIGYNATISAPHMHAACLELLEDHLQPGMRALDVGSGTGYLTACFALMVGPGGRAVGVEHIPELVASSTENIKKSAAAPQLNDGSLSIHIADGREGWPELAPYDCIHVGAAAPQIPEALIEQLKPGGRMVIPVGTIFQELKVVDKNLDDGVSIRDETSVRYVPLTSKDAQLHSN comes from the exons ATGGAGGTACTCCGCTCCATCTTCTCCTGTTTCTCCTCGCCCCGCTCC CATGGACTGTGGTCGAGCGGAGCTAGCGACAAGAACAAGGCCATGGTTGAGCAACTGCAGAGATATGGGGTAATCAAGTCGACCAAAGTTGCGGAGGTCATGGAGACCATCGATAGGGGGCTGTTTGTGCCTCCGGGTGGTTCTCCCTATTTTGATAGCCCAATGGCAATTGGCTACAACGCAACCATATCTGCGCCTCACATGCATGCTGCTTGCCTGGAGCTCCTGGAGGATCATCTGCAGCCTGGTATGCGGGCTCTGGATGTTGGATCAG GCACTGGGTACCTAACAGCTTGCTTTGCACTTATGGTTGGACCGGGGGGACGAGCAGTTGGTGTTGAACACATACCAGAGTTGGTTGCTTCTTCTACCGAAAACATCAAGAAAAGTGCAGCAGCCCCACAGCTGAATGATGGATCCCTCAGTATTCATATTGCTG ATGGTAGGGAAGGCTGGCCCGAGCTTGCACCATATGACTGCATCCATGTCGGAGCTGCAGCACCGCAGATTCCAGAGGCGTTAATCGAGCAGCTGAAGCCTGGTGGCAGAATGGTGATCCCGGTTGGGACCATCTTCCAGGAGCTGAAGGTGGTTGACAAGAATCTAGACGACGGTGTCAGCATAAGAGACGAGACGTCTGTGCGCTATGTGCCTCTCACCAGCAAGGATGCCCAGTTGCACTCAAATTGA
- the LOC119339914 gene encoding 31 kDa ribonucleoprotein, chloroplastic-like, with product MATSAMTLAMAAATDASLFHPTFLAQHKLAPASASLPLIFSRAPLLRSTRPRVPLTPLVASSDAAEAGLDWADAEEADETVTEEEPAVAASGGDAGYAAEPPEEAKVYVGNLPYDVDSERLAQLFDQAGVVEVAEVIYNRESGQSRGFGFVTMSTIEEADKAIETFNRYDISGRLLNVNRAAQRGSRVERPPRQFASSFRAYVGNLPWQAEDSRLVQLFSEHGEVVNATVVYDRETGRSRGFGFVTMASKEDLDSAISALDGQEMDGRPLRVNVAAERPQRGF from the exons ATGGCCACCTCCGCCATGACACTCGCCATGGCCGCGGCCACGGACGCCTCCCTCTTTCACCCCACGTTCCTCGCCCAACACAAGCTCGCCCCGGCGTCCGCCTCCCTCCCACTCATTTTCTCTCGCGCGCCGCTCCTCCGCTCCACCCGCCCCCGCGTCCCCCTTACGCCCCTCGTCGCCTCCTCCGACGCCGCCGAGGCGGGCCTTGACTGGGCCGACGCTGAGGAAGCCGATGAGACGGTGACGGAGGAGGAGCCCGCGGTGGCGGCCTCCGGTGGGGACGCGGGCTACGCAGCCGAGCCGCCCGAGGAGGCCAAGGTGTACGTCGGGAACCTGCCGTATGATGTCGACAGCGAGCGGCTCGCCCAGCTCTTCGACCAAGCCGGCGTCGTCGAGGTCGCCGAG GTCATTTACAACAGAGAGTCAGGCCAGAGCCGTGGATTTGGATTTGTTACCATGAGTACTATTGAGGAAGCTGACAAGGCCATCGAGACATTCAACCGCTAC GACATCAGCGGAAGGCTTCTGAACGTAAACAGGGCAGCTCAAAGGGGCTCCCGTGTTGAGAGACCTCCTCGACAGTTTGCATCTTCTTTCAGGGCTTATGTTGGTAACCTGCCATGGCAAGCggaagactctaggttggtgcaattGTTCAGCGAGCATGGGGAAGTAGTTAACGCTACAGTTGTGTACGACAGAGAAACTGGGCGTTCACGAGGATTTGGTTTTGTAACTATGGCTTCAAAGGAGGATCTTGACAGTGCTATTTCAGCGCTTGATGGACAG GAGATGGATGGCCGCCCACTCCGAGTGAACGTTGCCGCGGAGCGACCGCAGCGAGGGTTCTGA
- the LOC119339913 gene encoding protein-L-isoaspartate O-methyltransferase 1-like isoform X2: MEHGLWSSGASDKNKAMVEQLQRYGVIKSTKVAEVMETIDRGLFVPPGGSPYFDSPMAIGYNATISAPHMHAACLELLEDHLQPGMRALDVGSGTGYLTACFALMVGPGGRAVGVEHIPELVASSTENIKKSAAAPQLNDGSLSIHIADGREGWPELAPYDCIHVGAAAPQIPEALIEQLKPGGRMVIPVGTIFQELKVVDKNLDDGVSIRDETSVRYVPLTSKDAQLHSN; the protein is encoded by the exons ATGGAG CATGGACTGTGGTCGAGCGGAGCTAGCGACAAGAACAAGGCCATGGTTGAGCAACTGCAGAGATATGGGGTAATCAAGTCGACCAAAGTTGCGGAGGTCATGGAGACCATCGATAGGGGGCTGTTTGTGCCTCCGGGTGGTTCTCCCTATTTTGATAGCCCAATGGCAATTGGCTACAACGCAACCATATCTGCGCCTCACATGCATGCTGCTTGCCTGGAGCTCCTGGAGGATCATCTGCAGCCTGGTATGCGGGCTCTGGATGTTGGATCAG GCACTGGGTACCTAACAGCTTGCTTTGCACTTATGGTTGGACCGGGGGGACGAGCAGTTGGTGTTGAACACATACCAGAGTTGGTTGCTTCTTCTACCGAAAACATCAAGAAAAGTGCAGCAGCCCCACAGCTGAATGATGGATCCCTCAGTATTCATATTGCTG ATGGTAGGGAAGGCTGGCCCGAGCTTGCACCATATGACTGCATCCATGTCGGAGCTGCAGCACCGCAGATTCCAGAGGCGTTAATCGAGCAGCTGAAGCCTGGTGGCAGAATGGTGATCCCGGTTGGGACCATCTTCCAGGAGCTGAAGGTGGTTGACAAGAATCTAGACGACGGTGTCAGCATAAGAGACGAGACGTCTGTGCGCTATGTGCCTCTCACCAGCAAGGATGCCCAGTTGCACTCAAATTGA